A portion of the Micromonospora vinacea genome contains these proteins:
- a CDS encoding three component ABC system middle component yields MTVWHDRPQVSAAYLNPALVSATLATAAIAYRSERHRPMAWPLSFIVGPMVLHRSTRLALPRSTTTHLATWLSRNAVLHAGFAARAKEAAPTIKEGLRFGLRQGVLTLEAGALIGSIGRARNPELRELLTSARLVGRWLAKIDQPSTIFAILGVEP; encoded by the coding sequence ATGACGGTGTGGCACGATCGCCCGCAGGTGTCGGCTGCCTACCTCAACCCTGCGTTGGTCTCAGCAACGCTAGCTACTGCGGCAATTGCCTACCGCTCCGAGCGGCACCGACCGATGGCGTGGCCACTCTCTTTCATCGTAGGGCCCATGGTTCTGCATCGCAGCACCCGCCTCGCATTGCCGAGAAGCACGACTACCCACCTAGCGACCTGGCTGTCGCGTAATGCTGTGCTTCATGCCGGCTTCGCTGCTCGCGCCAAGGAAGCAGCCCCGACGATAAAGGAAGGTCTACGCTTCGGACTTCGTCAAGGCGTGCTGACGCTCGAGGCTGGCGCGTTGATCGGCTCCATCGGCCGGGCCCGCAACCCGGAGCTGCGCGAACTACTCACCAGCGCACGACTGGTCGGACGCTGGTTAGCCAAGATCGATCAACCATCCACCATCTTCGCCATCCTTGGCGTGGAGCCCTGA
- a CDS encoding DUF3732 domain-containing protein, producing the protein MNLLAIVLYNRAGQKRVVPLNPGELNIITGVSATGKSSLLEIVEFCMGRNDIAIPIGPVSDTVAWYAVLLQLPSTRAFVGRPAPRPGHASTQQAMLEFGGDLQPPDFGDLTINADSATVREQVGQLIGIGENLHILHASAQEGTLVANLGHALLMCLQSQSEIGNRDRLFHRQDEIWIRQALRETLPYFLGADRGDQAFKHRQLEAARRKMARLEADLVTAEKLYSDVDVDLRALLTEAHLKGLVSTAEASGRDSALDALAAALESPPTDGASADNGGDGRPDLEQQCDDLRVQLRTLGEQRALLADHEHRSLEYQAAVRSGVGRLESLELMRPDDRIGADTCPLCGSGLAEPDPEISDLQRTLVDLREQLGAAETAQPRRMAALSELDRRSDNVRLELRRLDAVLAGVRAAEATVGAQRSRREDQAFTKGRIDFYLTRLRLFGDDDTLNALRVNAELTRQDIERLIDELDPEEEQRQVNSRLLSIEADITRWARRLGLAHSDNGIHLDIKNLEVVIGTEKGIVPLSRIGSAESWIGYHVVTHLALHRYFILQGRPVPHFLMLDQPTQAYYPSDIEEKEGESSNDRDAVIRLFELMRDVIAELTPQMQIIVCDHANLPEPWFQDAVRQNWRRSSALIPSEWIDALTLDQ; encoded by the coding sequence ATGAATCTACTGGCGATTGTGCTCTATAACCGAGCGGGGCAGAAGCGTGTCGTCCCTTTAAACCCGGGCGAACTCAACATCATCACCGGTGTGTCTGCGACCGGCAAGAGCTCTCTGCTCGAAATCGTCGAGTTCTGCATGGGCCGCAACGATATTGCCATACCGATCGGTCCAGTTTCTGACACTGTGGCTTGGTACGCTGTGCTGCTCCAGCTGCCGTCTACACGGGCCTTCGTGGGCCGCCCAGCTCCCCGGCCCGGCCACGCATCCACACAACAAGCGATGCTCGAGTTCGGCGGCGACCTGCAACCGCCCGACTTCGGCGACCTGACAATCAATGCGGACTCGGCCACTGTAAGGGAACAGGTAGGCCAGCTCATCGGCATCGGTGAAAACCTGCACATTCTCCATGCGTCTGCACAGGAAGGCACCCTGGTGGCCAATCTTGGTCACGCACTTCTGATGTGTCTTCAGAGCCAGAGTGAGATCGGCAACCGCGATCGTCTGTTTCATCGCCAAGACGAGATATGGATTAGACAGGCGCTAAGAGAGACTCTGCCCTACTTCCTCGGTGCCGATCGCGGCGATCAAGCATTCAAGCACCGACAACTCGAAGCCGCACGCCGCAAGATGGCCCGCCTGGAAGCCGACTTGGTCACCGCGGAGAAGCTCTACAGCGACGTCGACGTCGACCTTCGAGCACTGCTTACCGAAGCCCATCTTAAGGGGCTCGTTTCCACGGCAGAAGCCAGCGGACGCGACTCAGCTCTCGACGCCTTGGCGGCAGCACTCGAGAGCCCACCCACGGACGGCGCGTCAGCGGACAACGGCGGCGACGGCCGTCCCGACCTGGAACAGCAATGCGATGACCTTCGCGTGCAACTGCGAACCCTCGGCGAGCAACGAGCGCTGCTGGCCGATCACGAGCATCGGTCTCTGGAATATCAAGCCGCCGTCCGATCAGGCGTCGGCCGCCTAGAAAGCCTAGAGCTGATGCGGCCCGACGACCGTATCGGCGCTGACACATGCCCGCTATGCGGCAGCGGCCTGGCTGAACCAGACCCGGAAATCAGCGACCTCCAGCGGACACTCGTTGACCTCCGCGAACAGCTAGGCGCAGCTGAGACAGCCCAACCCCGCCGCATGGCCGCACTGAGTGAACTGGACCGCCGCTCAGATAATGTCCGGCTGGAGTTGCGCAGACTTGACGCGGTGCTGGCCGGCGTCCGCGCCGCCGAAGCGACGGTCGGCGCCCAACGCAGTCGAAGGGAAGATCAGGCCTTCACCAAAGGACGCATCGACTTTTACCTCACCCGTCTTCGCCTGTTCGGCGACGACGACACCCTCAATGCGCTTCGAGTAAACGCCGAATTGACCCGACAAGACATCGAACGACTGATCGATGAACTCGACCCTGAAGAAGAGCAGCGACAGGTTAACTCGCGACTACTCTCTATTGAGGCCGATATTACCCGCTGGGCACGCCGCTTAGGGCTGGCCCACTCTGATAACGGAATACACCTTGATATAAAGAATCTCGAGGTGGTTATCGGAACCGAGAAAGGCATCGTTCCGCTCTCACGCATCGGCAGCGCAGAGAGTTGGATCGGATACCACGTTGTCACACACCTAGCGCTACACCGGTACTTTATACTCCAAGGCCGACCGGTGCCCCACTTCCTCATGCTCGATCAACCCACACAGGCCTACTATCCGTCGGATATCGAGGAGAAGGAGGGCGAGTCCAGCAATGACCGCGATGCCGTGATCCGACTCTTCGAGCTTATGCGCGATGTCATTGCTGAGTTGACGCCCCAGATGCAGATTATCGTCTGCGATCACGCCAACCTGCCCGAGCCCTGGTTCCAAGACGCTGTACGCCAGAACTGGAGGAGGAGTTCCGCACTGATTCCCTCGGAATGGATCGACGCGCTGACACTCGATCAATGA
- a CDS encoding galactose-binding domain-containing protein, whose translation MAVSRRRFVTSVLAGSALATASTTELLTSMSSPAHAASPPGDVVGKVTVGYQGWFSAPGDGAPIGGWWHWGRDRFQPPSPSNTTIVSWPDMREYTRTYPTAYPNLGNGQPATLFSSYDQQTVDTHFRWMQENGCDTAALQRFNPMGDEGPTRDAMTQKVRSAAERHSRKFYIMYDVTDWLTFQSEIKTDWTTKMAAHTASSAYARQNGKPVVCIWGFGFSEPSRPFTPGPCLEVINWFKAQGCYVIGGVPTWWRQGIEDSRPGFLDVYHAFHAISPWMVYRARTVEELDSYYNNVNVGDMADCAARGIDYLPCVMPGDLAGGHRKHGDFYWRHIYNMVRLGSQGLYVSMFDEYNEGNQIAKTSETQATTPAGANIRALDEDGVACSSDYYLRITADGGRMLKGQLALTAVRPTPPMVGTPPPATGNLAAGRSTAASSQGGGFPASNAVDSNAGSYWESGGGSFPHWWQVDLGASHPVNKLVVRLPAGWDARTQTITVQGSVDGNSFATIAAASAFTFDPATGNTVTRTLTTTTARYVRLSISGNTGWPAAQLAQVEVYAGSTVPDNPPSAPSGLTVTGKTSTSVSLAWTASTDDIGVTGYQVRQGGTVVAAVTGTTATVSGLSPSTAYTFTVVARDAAGNTSGASSAVTVTTDAAANADLARGRPTSESSHVQSYGSGNVVDGDANSYWESANSAFPQWVQVDLGSSRTVGRVVLKLPPSSAWGSRTQTLAVQGSTDGGSFGTLVGSAGRTFDPASGNQVTLTFSAAQARYVRVTVTGNTGWPAGQLSALEVYAS comes from the coding sequence ATGGCGGTCTCCCGCCGCAGGTTCGTCACATCGGTGCTGGCCGGGTCCGCCCTCGCCACCGCCTCCACCACCGAGCTGCTCACCAGCATGTCCAGCCCCGCGCACGCCGCCAGTCCCCCCGGGGACGTGGTCGGCAAGGTGACGGTTGGCTACCAGGGCTGGTTCAGCGCCCCCGGCGACGGGGCGCCGATCGGCGGATGGTGGCACTGGGGCCGCGACCGGTTCCAGCCGCCCTCACCCTCCAACACCACAATCGTGTCCTGGCCGGACATGCGCGAGTACACACGCACCTATCCCACCGCGTACCCCAACCTGGGCAACGGCCAGCCAGCCACCCTGTTCTCCTCGTACGACCAGCAGACGGTGGACACCCACTTCCGCTGGATGCAGGAGAACGGCTGCGACACCGCCGCGCTGCAACGGTTCAACCCGATGGGCGACGAGGGCCCGACCCGCGACGCGATGACGCAGAAGGTCCGCTCCGCGGCCGAGCGCCACAGCCGCAAGTTCTACATCATGTACGACGTCACCGACTGGCTGACCTTCCAATCGGAGATCAAGACCGACTGGACGACGAAGATGGCGGCGCACACCGCGTCCTCCGCGTACGCCCGGCAGAACGGCAAACCGGTCGTCTGCATCTGGGGCTTCGGCTTCAGTGAGCCCAGTCGACCCTTCACCCCGGGCCCCTGCCTGGAGGTCATCAACTGGTTCAAGGCCCAGGGCTGCTACGTCATCGGTGGCGTACCCACCTGGTGGCGGCAGGGCATCGAGGACTCCCGCCCCGGCTTCCTCGACGTCTACCACGCGTTCCACGCGATCTCGCCGTGGATGGTCTACCGGGCCAGGACCGTGGAGGAGCTGGACTCGTACTACAACAACGTGAACGTCGGCGACATGGCCGACTGCGCGGCGCGCGGCATCGACTACCTGCCCTGCGTGATGCCCGGCGACCTCGCCGGGGGGCACCGCAAGCACGGCGACTTCTACTGGCGGCACATCTACAACATGGTCCGGCTCGGCTCCCAGGGCCTGTACGTGTCCATGTTCGACGAGTACAACGAGGGCAACCAGATCGCCAAGACGTCCGAAACACAGGCCACCACCCCGGCCGGCGCGAACATCCGTGCCCTGGACGAGGACGGCGTGGCCTGCTCCTCCGACTACTACCTGCGGATCACCGCCGACGGCGGCCGGATGCTCAAGGGGCAACTCGCACTCACCGCCGTACGCCCCACGCCACCGATGGTCGGCACCCCACCACCGGCCACCGGCAACCTGGCCGCCGGCCGATCCACAGCGGCCAGCAGCCAGGGCGGCGGGTTCCCGGCGTCGAACGCGGTGGACTCCAACGCCGGCAGCTACTGGGAGAGCGGCGGCGGCTCCTTCCCGCACTGGTGGCAGGTCGACCTCGGCGCCAGCCACCCGGTCAACAAGCTCGTGGTGCGACTGCCCGCCGGCTGGGACGCGCGCACCCAGACCATCACCGTGCAGGGCAGCGTCGACGGCAACTCCTTCGCCACCATCGCCGCGGCCTCCGCGTTCACCTTCGACCCGGCCACCGGCAACACCGTCACCCGCACGCTGACGACCACCACGGCCCGCTACGTCCGCCTCAGCATCAGCGGCAACACCGGCTGGCCGGCCGCCCAACTCGCCCAGGTCGAGGTGTACGCCGGAAGCACCGTCCCGGACAACCCGCCGAGCGCGCCGAGCGGCCTCACGGTGACCGGCAAGACGTCGACGAGCGTGTCCCTGGCGTGGACGGCGTCCACCGATGACATCGGGGTCACCGGTTATCAGGTACGCCAGGGCGGCACCGTCGTCGCCGCCGTCACGGGCACCACGGCGACAGTGAGCGGGCTCAGCCCGTCGACCGCGTACACCTTCACGGTTGTGGCCCGCGATGCCGCCGGCAACACCTCCGGCGCGTCCTCGGCGGTCACCGTCACCACGGACGCCGCGGCCAACGCGGACCTCGCCCGGGGTCGACCCACGTCGGAGAGCAGCCATGTCCAGAGTTACGGGTCGGGCAACGTGGTGGACGGGGACGCGAACAGCTACTGGGAGAGCGCCAACAGCGCGTTCCCACAGTGGGTCCAGGTCGACCTGGGTTCCTCGCGCACTGTCGGGCGGGTGGTGCTGAAGCTGCCGCCGTCGTCCGCGTGGGGCAGTCGGACGCAGACCCTCGCCGTGCAGGGCAGCACCGATGGGGGGAGCTTCGGGACGCTTGTCGGATCGGCGGGGCGGACCTTCGACCCGGCCAGTGGTAACCAGGTGACGCTGACGTTCAGCGCTGCGCAGGCGCGCTACGTGCGGGTCACCGTCACCGGCAACACTGGGTGGCCCGCTGGGCAGCTGTCGGCGCTGGAGGTCTACGCCAGCTGA
- a CDS encoding ABC-three component system protein, with the protein MPSSPHSAAPSALGYLYQSQWPLLELLRRSDERPDAAITLELHDDVAWEEHGTPSELLQIKHHVRKGRSLGDKDIDIWRTIGAWMDTQAVGDSDGPALTIVTTQIASPESAAAALRPRDRDVRRAIELLEVAASESTAEASRVARRRFLDLDPAVRAIFVSRIQLLDAAPGIADLDIDVRRALRWALPRGHEDTFMGLLWAWWHAKAVDLLCGRAHRVSALDVAIVVDDLRDQFTRGNLPTVAPPEEFTPAEEGSYLDRCFVHQLQWVGTPPTLIQMAVIDYYRAFAQTARWVDDSLISVKELETFETRLRDEWKRSYHWALAELPADPDETVKQRAGRQILRQALDRTDIRVRERYSEVFFCRGKHHELADSGRVGWHPDFADRVDTLLRASSK; encoded by the coding sequence GTGCCGTCGTCTCCGCACAGCGCCGCACCATCAGCGCTGGGTTACCTCTATCAGTCGCAGTGGCCTCTACTTGAGCTCTTGCGAAGGTCCGACGAGCGACCGGACGCGGCGATCACGTTGGAGCTGCACGACGATGTCGCGTGGGAAGAGCATGGGACTCCGTCGGAGCTTTTGCAGATAAAACATCACGTCCGGAAAGGTCGCAGTTTAGGCGATAAGGACATTGATATCTGGCGCACGATTGGGGCCTGGATGGATACCCAGGCCGTGGGTGACTCGGACGGCCCTGCCTTGACGATTGTCACGACCCAGATTGCATCGCCTGAGAGTGCAGCAGCCGCACTGCGACCGCGGGATCGAGATGTGAGGCGTGCCATCGAGTTGCTGGAAGTCGCCGCCTCCGAATCGACAGCTGAGGCGAGCCGGGTCGCCCGGCGAAGGTTCCTCGACCTGGACCCGGCGGTACGTGCAATCTTCGTGAGCCGAATTCAGCTTCTCGACGCCGCACCGGGCATCGCCGACCTTGACATCGATGTGCGACGGGCGCTGCGGTGGGCCTTGCCCCGGGGGCACGAAGACACCTTCATGGGCCTGCTGTGGGCATGGTGGCATGCCAAAGCCGTTGACCTATTGTGCGGACGCGCCCACCGCGTCAGCGCCCTGGACGTCGCAATCGTGGTCGACGATCTTCGAGACCAGTTCACGCGGGGTAACCTGCCGACCGTGGCTCCACCGGAAGAGTTCACCCCGGCCGAGGAAGGGTCGTACCTAGATCGGTGCTTCGTGCACCAGCTGCAGTGGGTTGGAACTCCGCCGACGCTCATTCAGATGGCAGTGATCGACTACTACAGGGCATTCGCGCAGACCGCTCGTTGGGTCGATGACAGTTTGATCAGCGTCAAGGAGCTGGAAACGTTCGAGACTCGGCTGCGCGACGAGTGGAAACGTTCGTACCACTGGGCTTTGGCCGAACTTCCGGCCGACCCCGACGAGACAGTCAAGCAACGAGCCGGCCGACAGATTCTGCGCCAGGCGCTCGATCGCACGGACATTCGGGTGCGGGAGCGCTACAGCGAAGTCTTTTTCTGTCGCGGCAAGCATCACGAATTGGCCGATTCAGGACGAGTCGGATGGCATCCAGACTTCGCGGATCGAGTCGATACGCTTCTTCGGGCATCAAGCAAATGA
- a CDS encoding GDP-mannose 4,6-dehydratase translates to MDLPVTAVGVGPPTDLIPGRVLVTGGAGFIGSHVVARLMLMGSQVRVLDNFSTGRIENLADAAIGGLTEADVVSGDIRTPEGVEVIHQWQPDVVVHLAAQPSVPAARRSPLYDADVNVFGTVNVLDACARGGVRLVINAASSAIFGSVAAHDLPVREDHPIAPVSPYGVSTAAGVHYLDWYGREHGLSYTSMVFGNVYGPRQEGGDCGVVSVMVDALLGGRQVVIHDDGTQTRDFIHVSDVAEAIAVACHHNGVGMVNIASGRQTSVNEVYDTVREASGVDNPACYEPLPWPGEVRNMALDTRKARELLGWHPKIGFTEGVRMTVRDARRRQAPSQILSPVWALERAVSR, encoded by the coding sequence ATGGACCTACCCGTTACCGCCGTCGGTGTCGGCCCGCCGACGGACCTGATTCCCGGACGCGTGCTGGTGACCGGGGGCGCCGGCTTCATCGGCAGCCACGTGGTCGCCCGGCTGATGCTGATGGGCAGCCAGGTCCGGGTGCTCGACAACTTCTCCACCGGGCGGATCGAGAACCTGGCCGACGCCGCGATCGGCGGACTGACCGAGGCGGACGTCGTCTCGGGTGACATCCGTACGCCGGAGGGTGTCGAGGTCATTCACCAGTGGCAGCCGGACGTGGTGGTTCACCTCGCCGCGCAGCCGAGCGTTCCCGCGGCCCGGCGTTCACCCCTGTACGACGCCGACGTGAACGTGTTCGGCACCGTCAACGTGCTGGACGCCTGCGCCCGCGGCGGGGTGCGGCTGGTGATCAACGCGGCCAGCAGCGCCATCTTCGGCAGCGTCGCGGCCCACGACCTGCCGGTCCGGGAGGACCATCCGATCGCCCCGGTGAGCCCGTACGGCGTCAGCACGGCCGCCGGCGTGCACTACCTCGACTGGTACGGGCGTGAGCACGGCCTGTCGTACACCTCGATGGTGTTCGGAAATGTCTACGGGCCCCGGCAGGAGGGCGGCGACTGCGGCGTGGTGTCAGTGATGGTCGATGCGCTGCTCGGCGGCCGGCAAGTGGTGATCCACGACGACGGCACGCAGACCCGGGACTTCATCCACGTCAGCGATGTCGCCGAGGCGATCGCCGTCGCCTGTCACCACAATGGTGTGGGTATGGTCAACATCGCCTCGGGTCGGCAGACGAGCGTCAACGAGGTGTACGACACGGTCCGGGAGGCGTCCGGCGTCGACAACCCGGCCTGCTACGAGCCGCTGCCCTGGCCGGGCGAGGTGCGCAACATGGCGCTGGACACCAGGAAGGCGCGAGAGTTGCTCGGGTGGCACCCGAAGATCGGCTTCACCGAGGGCGTACGGATGACGGTGCGCGACGCCCGCCGCCGCCAAGCTCCGAGTCAGATCCTGTCCCCGGTGTGGGCGTTGGAGCGGGCCGTCAGCCGCTGA
- a CDS encoding dsDNA nuclease domain-containing protein: MTDAKQQQPIPGLDVLTRVAAVESDPTGLDTFARYRWQAKQVVRQWLTCLREQDRPLFLACEHVEDLTLIYADKVRFIQLKTRDKGSWSVAAMNDRGLDALARSYVAARKKRVHELCTFELWFEGATAGKADTEDFVRDPRSAGDEVRKKLVAHKIPRGWVDDFLQRLVIEPDQPTQAHIDAKAMWELHALWPSLSHPEVKVLYERLLTAAEAAQTAREEQPPSIQAILSAALPHLGSDLPEPHEPAGQAIAPIRDQILSRGMLLRMTPPQPGASQQQLLARISAGTSVSLMELKMTAAGASRPLIAKMQEMRADMEVERQLMLASRDSAEDDLEKLARRILRMAEATAADVELAAVTNPAAAGRPAEAIANALLSQPAHLAHCDRQNIFDRDEFFVFGYLGHLSDTCRFGWRAS; this comes from the coding sequence GTGACTGACGCAAAGCAGCAACAACCGATCCCCGGCCTCGACGTGCTGACCAGGGTAGCTGCCGTCGAAAGCGATCCCACAGGACTCGACACCTTCGCCCGCTACCGATGGCAGGCCAAACAGGTTGTACGGCAGTGGCTGACGTGTCTCAGAGAACAAGATCGACCGTTGTTCTTAGCCTGCGAACACGTCGAGGACCTCACTCTGATCTACGCGGACAAAGTCCGATTCATCCAGCTCAAGACTCGTGACAAGGGCTCTTGGAGCGTCGCCGCCATGAACGATCGCGGCCTCGACGCTCTCGCCCGCTCGTATGTCGCGGCTCGCAAGAAAAGGGTGCACGAGCTTTGCACCTTTGAGCTCTGGTTCGAAGGTGCGACCGCCGGAAAAGCCGACACTGAAGACTTTGTACGAGACCCGCGATCCGCTGGCGATGAGGTGCGAAAAAAGCTCGTCGCGCACAAGATCCCCCGGGGCTGGGTCGACGACTTCCTCCAACGCCTCGTCATCGAACCAGACCAGCCCACGCAGGCTCATATCGACGCTAAGGCGATGTGGGAACTGCACGCCCTCTGGCCATCGCTGTCTCACCCAGAGGTCAAGGTCCTATACGAGCGGCTACTGACCGCCGCAGAAGCCGCGCAAACAGCACGAGAAGAACAGCCGCCGTCAATCCAGGCGATCCTCAGCGCAGCCCTTCCCCACCTCGGATCCGACCTACCCGAACCGCACGAACCCGCAGGGCAGGCCATCGCACCGATCCGCGACCAAATCCTCAGCCGCGGCATGCTGCTCAGGATGACCCCGCCGCAGCCCGGCGCGTCCCAGCAGCAACTACTCGCACGCATTTCTGCCGGCACCTCCGTCTCCCTCATGGAACTGAAAATGACGGCGGCCGGTGCAAGCCGCCCGCTCATCGCCAAGATGCAGGAGATGCGGGCCGACATGGAGGTCGAGCGCCAGCTGATGCTCGCCAGCCGCGACAGCGCCGAAGACGACCTCGAGAAGTTGGCGCGACGAATCCTACGAATGGCCGAAGCAACCGCAGCCGACGTCGAGCTGGCCGCGGTCACCAATCCCGCTGCGGCGGGCCGTCCAGCCGAGGCAATCGCCAACGCCCTGCTGTCCCAACCCGCACATCTCGCTCACTGCGACCGGCAGAACATCTTTGACCGCGACGAATTCTTCGTGTTCGGCTACCTCGGCCACCTATCCGATACCTGCCGGTTCGGATGGCGCGCCTCGTGA
- a CDS encoding helix-turn-helix domain-containing protein, translated as MPASAALFAEQLRALMRKRGASYRTLASQTFYSKSYLHDLASGRKPPTPTTAQRLDAALEAGGKLAVFADEPGTGEPWAVDGGAQWSRRDAERLANLLTAQAPDPDNAAALAHQWLIAEPPQRYELSAGRRVGMSTVTRIESRVRQLRRLDDHVGGGETHALVAAELVATAELLREGSYSEAVNRKLLHVVADLCQLAGFVAEDSGRIAEARRHYLSGMRAAHASEDAASAANCLSSLSYLEAGIGDRREAVTLARSAYVGGRHAAEATGQALLLERVAWAHARLGETSLAERALGQVGEIYPQCDLDQAPSWAYWLTQDEVEVMAGRVWTELRRPLRAVPILESAIARYGDDFPRETSLYLSWLAEALFQAGEFEQAAVTAGRSLSLARRAQSPRAVERVAELRRIVAAAAGETSAVAEFLELSADLSAASGGHAGGQ; from the coding sequence ATGCCCGCGTCTGCCGCACTCTTCGCCGAACAGCTCCGCGCTCTGATGAGAAAGCGTGGAGCCAGCTATCGAACGCTCGCCTCGCAGACCTTCTACAGCAAGAGCTATCTTCACGATCTCGCGAGCGGTCGGAAGCCGCCGACCCCGACAACCGCCCAACGCCTGGACGCGGCGTTGGAGGCGGGCGGGAAGTTGGCTGTGTTCGCCGATGAGCCGGGCACCGGCGAGCCATGGGCAGTCGATGGCGGGGCGCAGTGGTCGCGGCGTGATGCGGAGCGTCTGGCCAACCTGCTGACAGCGCAGGCCCCGGATCCGGACAACGCCGCCGCGCTGGCCCATCAGTGGCTGATAGCTGAGCCGCCGCAGCGGTATGAGCTGAGCGCAGGTCGACGGGTCGGGATGAGCACGGTGACACGAATCGAGAGTCGAGTTCGTCAACTCCGACGGCTGGATGACCACGTCGGTGGCGGGGAGACGCATGCGCTGGTCGCCGCCGAGTTGGTTGCCACCGCCGAACTACTTCGGGAGGGTAGCTACTCCGAGGCGGTCAACCGCAAGTTGCTCCACGTCGTCGCGGACCTGTGTCAACTGGCCGGCTTCGTTGCCGAAGACTCCGGCAGGATCGCCGAGGCACGCCGGCATTACTTGTCCGGAATGCGGGCCGCGCATGCCAGTGAAGACGCCGCCAGCGCAGCGAACTGCCTGAGCAGTCTGTCCTACCTTGAGGCGGGCATCGGGGATCGGCGGGAGGCCGTCACCTTGGCTCGCTCGGCGTACGTCGGTGGGCGGCACGCAGCCGAGGCCACGGGCCAGGCTCTGCTGCTGGAACGGGTCGCTTGGGCGCACGCCCGCTTGGGCGAAACGAGCCTTGCTGAAAGGGCGCTCGGGCAGGTCGGGGAAATCTATCCGCAATGCGACCTTGATCAAGCTCCGTCCTGGGCGTACTGGCTGACCCAGGACGAAGTGGAGGTCATGGCGGGGCGAGTATGGACGGAGCTGCGTCGACCACTGCGGGCGGTGCCCATCCTGGAAAGCGCCATTGCTCGCTATGGCGACGACTTTCCCCGGGAAACGTCGCTGTACCTGAGCTGGCTCGCCGAAGCCCTCTTTCAGGCGGGAGAGTTCGAGCAGGCGGCGGTAACAGCCGGACGATCTTTGAGTCTTGCTCGCCGGGCGCAGTCGCCGAGGGCGGTAGAGCGTGTCGCTGAACTGCGTCGCATCGTGGCCGCCGCTGCCGGCGAGACCAGTGCGGTCGCCGAGTTCCTGGAGCTGTCCGCCGACCTGTCCGCCGCTAGTGGCGGACACGCTGGCGGACAATAG